Proteins from one bacterium genomic window:
- a CDS encoding carboxymuconolactone decarboxylase family protein, whose product MPRIEPLPLKTEDAEVRAVFDDFLRERGNVPNLFRTFARRLEMMTTSFAHFRAVTYTGTVPVEEKELAAVRTSQINSCRYCMASHIMLAKKFGMSREKFERLGLLDASAAATEAIGDGAPSLAEVLGPEGDTVWSARERAVLKIADALTRNAAGLPDEIWNEARAVYAEEEVMEIIAIVCQFNYYNRFANALEIEITK is encoded by the coding sequence ATGCCGAGAATCGAGCCTTTGCCGCTGAAAACCGAAGACGCGGAGGTGCGCGCCGTTTTCGACGACTTCCTGCGCGAGCGGGGAAACGTGCCCAACCTCTTTCGCACGTTCGCACGCAGGCTGGAGATGATGACCACCTCGTTCGCGCATTTTCGAGCGGTCACCTACACGGGCACGGTGCCCGTGGAGGAAAAGGAGCTGGCGGCCGTGCGCACTTCGCAGATAAACTCCTGCCGCTACTGCATGGCGTCGCACATAATGCTTGCGAAGAAATTCGGGATGAGCCGCGAAAAGTTCGAGCGCCTTGGGCTGCTGGATGCGAGCGCGGCCGCGACCGAAGCAATCGGGGACGGCGCGCCGTCGCTGGCGGAGGTGCTTGGACCGGAGGGCGATACGGTCTGGAGCGCGCGCGAGCGGGCGGTGCTCAAGATCGCGGACGCGCTTACCCGCAACGCCGCGGGGCTGCCTGACGAAATCTGGAACGAGGCGCGCGCGGTGTACGCTGAGGAAGAAGTAATGGAAATAATCGCGATTGTCTGCCAGTTCAACTATTACAACCGGTTCGCGAACGCGCTTGAAATCGAGATAACGAAATGA